One region of Skermanella mucosa genomic DNA includes:
- a CDS encoding ferritin-like domain-containing protein, whose translation MTKDEIVDTLNDLIQITEDSHEGYRKSAEDAQDPDLKTLFNDLSAQRGAMVRDLQKHVAEQGGAPEASGTMLGGAHRFFVDLKSAVMGRDRAAIIQEVERGETEAVRRYEQALDKDLPTHLASVISQHLARLRSDRDRLAAVKQGSKQAS comes from the coding sequence ATGACCAAGGACGAGATCGTCGATACCCTGAACGACCTGATTCAGATCACCGAGGACAGCCATGAAGGGTATCGGAAGTCCGCCGAGGATGCCCAGGACCCGGATCTGAAGACGCTGTTCAACGATCTCTCCGCCCAGCGCGGCGCCATGGTCCGCGATCTCCAGAAGCACGTGGCGGAGCAGGGCGGGGCGCCGGAGGCCAGCGGCACCATGCTGGGCGGCGCCCACCGGTTCTTCGTCGACCTCAAGTCCGCCGTCATGGGGCGCGACCGGGCGGCGATCATCCAGGAGGTGGAGCGGGGCGAAACGGAAGCGGTGCGCCGGTACGAGCAGGCGCTCGACAAGGATCTTCCCACCCATCTCGCCAGCGTGATCAGCCAGCATCTGGCACGCTTGCGGTCCGACCGCGACCGCCTCGCGGCGGTCAAGCAGGGCTCGAAGCAGGCTTCGTAG
- a CDS encoding DUF1289 domain-containing protein, with product MTFDENHVPSPCTRVCVIDPVSGYCRGCLRTLDEITGWGTKPPGERRAVIAALEERKRR from the coding sequence ATGACCTTCGATGAAAACCACGTTCCATCACCCTGCACGCGAGTCTGCGTGATCGATCCGGTCTCGGGCTACTGCCGGGGCTGCCTGCGTACCCTCGACGAGATCACCGGCTGGGGAACGAAACCGCCCGGGGAGCGCCGCGCGGTGATCGCGGCGCTGGAGGAGCGGAAGCGCCGCTAG
- a CDS encoding ActR/PrrA/RegA family redox response regulator transcription factor: protein MTSDIGPTGEAAKLTFSGDASRSLLVVDDDPPFRNRLARAMEKRGFDVVAVDSVAMGIEVAQESAPVFAVVDLRLGDGSGLDVVAALRDARPDSRIVVLTGYGNIATAVAAVKAGAVDYLPKPADADAVEAALLADGRPLPPPPDNPMSADRVRWEHIQRVFEQCDRNVSETARRLKMHRRTLQRILNKHAPRG, encoded by the coding sequence ATGACTTCCGACATCGGTCCGACAGGCGAAGCAGCCAAACTCACTTTCTCCGGTGACGCCTCGCGCAGCCTTCTGGTTGTCGATGATGATCCCCCGTTCCGCAACCGCCTGGCCCGCGCGATGGAAAAGCGCGGCTTCGACGTCGTCGCGGTCGACAGCGTCGCGATGGGGATCGAGGTCGCCCAGGAATCGGCGCCCGTGTTCGCCGTGGTCGACCTTCGGCTGGGCGACGGCAGCGGCCTCGACGTGGTCGCCGCCCTGCGCGACGCCCGCCCGGACAGCAGGATCGTGGTCCTGACCGGCTACGGCAACATCGCCACCGCGGTCGCGGCGGTCAAGGCGGGGGCGGTCGACTACCTGCCCAAGCCGGCCGACGCCGACGCGGTGGAGGCGGCGCTGCTCGCCGACGGGCGCCCGTTGCCGCCGCCGCCGGACAACCCCATGTCGGCCGACCGGGTCCGATGGGAACATATCCAGCGGGTATTCGAGCAGTGCGACCGCAACGTGTCGGAGACGGCGCGCCGCCTGAAGATGCACCGGCGCACCCTTCAGCGCATCCTGAACAAGCACGCGCCCCGGGGGTAA